GTGCAGCATCTATTAAATGATAGGATGTGGAGTGATCCAGTAACAGAAATCGTAGAATTGGATACTATTGAAATATGGCATATACGAAATACCTTCCAATTCCCACACCCTGTACACGTGCATCTGGTTCCTTTTCAGATCCTTGGAAGAAAACCGGTCACAGATTCTGATTTCGATGAAAATGGAAACTATCGATTTGATCCCACCAATCCTGAAGATTTTGAGAAATTAAACAAACCTTTCCCCTATGAAGACGGTCTAAAGGACACCGTTCGAGCAGAACCCGGTGAAGTCACCTCTATTATGATGCATTTCAAAGAGCATGTCGGAGATTATGTATGGCATTGTCATATACTGGAGCATGAAGATAATGACATGATGCGACCCTTAAAAGTTGTAGAAAGGGTTGTAGAAAACTGCCCTACAAAATAAGATAGATCTAAATAGACCCTATAATATTTAGTGTTGGCAATAAAAAGCCAACACTTTTTTTGCAAAAAAGTGATATGAATTCTAATAAAACGCCGTCAAAAACAATGATTTTTCTTTTATTAATAATCCATTAACGGAAGGCTATTGTTTAACCTTTGGTAACCTGCTAACCATCCAAAATAGGCCCCTTTGGTATCAGATCCATATTCTCTATAAAATCCCTCCTATTATTCTCTATAGTCCTGTCTGACAAAGGGTTCTTTTATATTTTTTGAAGTAAGTAATTGGTATTTCTGTGGACGACGATATGCATTGCCATGAACTTCCCAACTTCTATACTCTCTAATTTCATCAATAGGGAAGTCAGCCATATAGATTCCCTCTCCTTCTCCTGCTTCAATAATAAGTGTGTCTCTTGAACCAGATTCAGAAGGCCTATAAGCAATCCCATCAAATGCAGTAGAATGACCGTTACAATCCGGTTTACCTTTTGGATAATTAACAGTTGCAATCCCAACCATATTTTCATAGGCTCTCCCTCTTAACTGTGAAATACGGTTTATTTCCATAGGACATGCATTAGGTACTAAAATAATTTCAGCCCCTTTTAGCATAAGAATTCTCGCACTTTCTGGAAATTCTCTATCATAGCAAATCATTGCACCTACTTTTACAACCCCATGTTCAGTATCTAAGTTAGCAACATTAAAGTGATCACCTGGTGTCAATCTACATTCATCTCCAAAGTCACAGGTGTGCACCTTTGCATAGGTAAGTACATTATTTCCAAAACCATCAAATAAAACGAAAGTGTTCCTAGGCAATGGATCATATTTCTCAAGGAAAGTTATTCCGATGGCCATATTAAGTTCTTTAGCAAGTTTTCCAAATGAATTTACAAATTCACTATTAGCAGATACAGCACTTGTTTTCAATTCATCAATATCTTCTGGAATATTATAGCCAACACTCCACATTTCAGGAAACAATGCAATATCGGCACCCATTTCTTTTGATTTTTTACAGTACTCCAATCCCTTTTGTAAATTCCCATCTAAATCATTTTCGGGAAGAATCTGCAATAAAGCCACTTTCAGATTTTTCACAGCAAAGCTCCTTTCATATTCATCTTTTTAAGCTCACTTTCATGGGCAATGTATTGGTTTAATATCATGATGAGTTCTTTTGCTTCATTGCTATAGATTTCAGGGGTTCCCATGATATTCCTTTTAAGGTAAGAAAGAGATAATTGAAGAATCTTAAACTCATAGTCTGTTAGGAGGATTTCCTCATTTTTTTCATGTTTCATAAATTACTTCCATCCCTCACAAGTAATAGGAACGGTTTAGTTTGTTTGTAAAGAAGTCAAAATATCAACTCCTATAACAGTTGCTGGGATCCTATAATCAGGTGGTAAATTGGATAATACGACTACTCCAATTTGTTTTTCCTTATCAAACCCAATATAGCTATTATAATTTCCCGTACCACCGTTATGCCATATAATATTATTTTTATCATCTATCATCCAACCCATGCCAACAGCATCTATTTGTATTCCTAGTTTCTCATAATTTCCATCAGAAGCATTTACTTCGATCAATGCTCTATGTGCAATCGATAAATATTCTAGATTTTCAGTCATATGTATTTGAACATATTTTATCATATCTTTTATATTTGATAACAATGCTCCAGCCGGCATAT
The sequence above is a segment of the Irregularibacter muris genome. Coding sequences within it:
- a CDS encoding carbon-nitrogen hydrolase family protein produces the protein MKNLKVALLQILPENDLDGNLQKGLEYCKKSKEMGADIALFPEMWSVGYNIPEDIDELKTSAVSANSEFVNSFGKLAKELNMAIGITFLEKYDPLPRNTFVLFDGFGNNVLTYAKVHTCDFGDECRLTPGDHFNVANLDTEHGVVKVGAMICYDREFPESARILMLKGAEIILVPNACPMEINRISQLRGRAYENMVGIATVNYPKGKPDCNGHSTAFDGIAYRPSESGSRDTLIIEAGEGEGIYMADFPIDEIREYRSWEVHGNAYRRPQKYQLLTSKNIKEPFVRQDYRE